The following are encoded together in the Candidatus Eremiobacteraceae bacterium genome:
- a CDS encoding cbb3-type cytochrome c oxidase subunit I, protein MRRENRLVLAHVYTATAALTLGGVFGLLQALSRAHWAHAPAWFDYYRMLTAHGVLMAIVFTTFFICGFAMFGVYRAMPRERSLTLSWIAYGVMLAGTLAAFWAIVTGNATVLYTFYAPLKAHPAFYIGTTVLVIGTWLVLIDIIANIIAWRKEHVGELLPLIVHGIACTFAMWFIATIGVAIEMLFMLIPWSLGWTPTINVMLSRMLFWYFGHPLVYFWIMGAYLIWYNVVPKFYNGTVFSDALTRLTFILLVLLSTPVGIHHEFTEPGISAGWKWLHTMTTYGVIVPSIMTAFAIFASFEIAARRKGRRGFFGTIAALPWSKPWFTGPAFGMLLFIFGGFGGVVNASYSMDELVHNTMWIVGHFHITVGGPVALTFIGAAYWLVPRLTGRKLWGEKLALAQTYSWFVGMAIMSTAMHWAGLLGSPRRTADVTYFGAEAARLWMPETIATAVGGSILFLSILMFVAVAIGTLFSREREEMAVEFAPVDEAAMRTPASLDKVATWAVVAVVLAILAYAGPMHELLSQHIYGAPGMRTW, encoded by the coding sequence ATGCGACGGGAAAACCGGCTCGTGCTCGCACATGTCTATACGGCCACCGCAGCGCTCACACTCGGCGGGGTTTTTGGCCTGCTTCAGGCCCTCTCGCGCGCGCATTGGGCGCATGCGCCGGCATGGTTTGACTACTATCGCATGCTGACCGCGCATGGCGTTCTCATGGCGATCGTATTCACGACCTTCTTCATCTGCGGCTTTGCGATGTTCGGCGTATATCGGGCCATGCCGCGAGAGCGGTCACTCACGCTTTCCTGGATCGCGTACGGAGTGATGCTCGCCGGCACGCTCGCCGCCTTTTGGGCGATCGTCACCGGCAACGCCACGGTGTTGTACACCTTCTATGCGCCGCTGAAGGCGCACCCTGCGTTCTACATCGGCACGACCGTGCTGGTGATCGGCACCTGGCTCGTTCTTATCGACATCATCGCGAACATCATCGCGTGGCGGAAAGAGCACGTCGGGGAATTGCTCCCGCTCATCGTTCACGGCATAGCTTGCACGTTTGCGATGTGGTTCATCGCCACGATCGGCGTCGCGATCGAGATGCTCTTCATGCTCATACCTTGGTCGCTGGGCTGGACGCCGACCATCAACGTCATGCTCAGCCGGATGCTCTTCTGGTATTTCGGTCACCCTCTGGTCTACTTCTGGATCATGGGGGCATACTTGATCTGGTACAACGTCGTGCCGAAATTCTACAACGGCACGGTTTTCAGTGACGCGCTCACCCGCCTGACCTTCATACTGCTCGTGTTGCTCTCCACGCCGGTCGGCATCCATCATGAATTCACCGAGCCCGGTATTTCAGCCGGCTGGAAGTGGCTGCACACCATGACCACCTACGGCGTGATCGTTCCCTCGATCATGACCGCGTTTGCGATCTTCGCCTCCTTCGAAATCGCGGCGCGCCGCAAAGGCAGACGCGGTTTCTTCGGCACTATCGCCGCGCTGCCGTGGTCGAAACCGTGGTTCACCGGTCCCGCCTTCGGCATGCTTCTCTTCATCTTCGGCGGATTCGGCGGCGTCGTCAACGCGTCGTACAGCATGGATGAGCTGGTCCACAACACGATGTGGATCGTCGGGCACTTCCACATCACCGTCGGTGGTCCGGTGGCACTGACGTTCATCGGCGCCGCGTACTGGCTCGTGCCGCGACTGACGGGGCGCAAACTCTGGGGCGAAAAGCTCGCGCTCGCGCAGACCTACTCGTGGTTCGTCGGCATGGCGATCATGTCCACGGCAATGCATTGGGCCGGTCTTTTGGGATCCCCGCGACGCACGGCCGACGTGACGTATTTCGGCGCGGAAGCCGCGCGCCTCTGGATGCCAGAGACCATCGCGACCGCGGTGGGCGGCAGCATCCTCTTCCTCAGTATCCTCATGTTCGTCGCAGTCGCGATCGGAACGCTCTTCTCGCGCGAACGAGAGGAGATGGCGGTGGAGTTCGCGCCGGTCGACGAAGCAGCGATGCGCACGCCCGCCTCTCTCGACAAGGTCGCCACGTGGGCTGTCGTCGCAGTAGTCTTGGCCATACTCGCGTACGCCGGCCCCATGCACGAGCTGCTCTCGCAGCACATCTATGGCGCCCCCGGAATGCGGACTTGGTAG
- a CDS encoding cupredoxin domain-containing protein codes for MKPVHKTFLALTLAVAAAIGAGTVYASAHPPIDIVASNWKFTPSTVTVPLGEATTFHLTSSGGVHGLKSDDLGIAQTTIQPGKFVDVTFTPKKAGTYKIPCSVFCGPGHPNMDLTVVVK; via the coding sequence ATGAAACCCGTTCACAAGACATTTCTTGCGCTGACCCTAGCGGTTGCGGCTGCCATCGGCGCCGGAACCGTTTACGCGTCGGCGCATCCCCCGATCGACATCGTCGCGTCGAACTGGAAGTTCACGCCTTCGACCGTCACCGTGCCGCTCGGCGAAGCCACCACCTTCCACTTGACGTCCAGCGGCGGCGTGCATGGGCTGAAGAGCGATGACCTCGGGATAGCCCAGACCACGATACAGCCCGGCAAATTCGTGGACGTCACGTTCACACCAAAAAAGGCCGGCACATACAAGATCCCATGTTCGGTCTTCTGCGGACCCGGCCACCCGAATATGGATCTCACGGTTGTCGTAAAATAG
- a CDS encoding cytochrome c oxidase subunit II encodes MHIHRTERIWLTAGIVTLVIFLGIIGAAALTEGIVPENHVQTIDPTKVAETPPFDNPGVHKLPNGAFEVDIIGRIFSFTPNKIVLPVGANVTFYATSPDVVHGFFIADTDINMMLVPGWVSTASHVFKKSGSYLLMCNEYCGAGHHFMSATIVVQ; translated from the coding sequence ATGCACATCCATCGCACCGAACGGATCTGGCTCACCGCAGGCATCGTCACCCTTGTGATCTTCCTAGGGATCATCGGTGCCGCAGCGTTGACCGAGGGCATCGTTCCCGAAAATCACGTCCAGACAATCGATCCCACCAAGGTCGCGGAAACGCCGCCGTTCGACAATCCTGGCGTGCACAAGCTTCCGAACGGCGCATTCGAGGTGGACATCATCGGCCGGATCTTCTCCTTCACGCCGAACAAGATCGTTCTGCCGGTCGGAGCGAACGTCACGTTCTATGCGACGAGCCCGGACGTCGTCCACGGATTCTTCATCGCCGATACCGACATCAACATGATGCTCGTTCCCGGCTGGGTGAGCACCGCCAGTCATGTGTTCAAGAAATCGGGGTCGTACCTGCTGATGTGCAACGAGTACTGCGGCGCCGGTCATCACTTCATGTCGGCGACGATCGTGGTGCAGTGA
- a CDS encoding universal stress protein — translation MFKTILAAVDGSEASNVAQDLALRLAADQHATVVFVHAVELSKVAASFEPFSGANASLAIDAAYDDAKATLQSAEEAAKALQVPCSSKTIEDECVNAILDGAREAHADLIVIGTHGRGGVVRAVLGSVAEGVARRATTPVLIARAGAWHHP, via the coding sequence ATGTTCAAAACGATACTCGCGGCTGTCGACGGATCGGAAGCTTCGAACGTAGCGCAGGATCTAGCGTTGCGGCTAGCCGCCGACCAGCACGCGACCGTGGTTTTCGTCCACGCAGTAGAACTGAGCAAGGTTGCGGCGTCCTTCGAGCCGTTCAGCGGTGCGAATGCTTCCTTAGCCATCGACGCGGCCTACGACGACGCGAAGGCAACGCTGCAGAGCGCGGAGGAAGCCGCCAAAGCGCTCCAAGTGCCCTGTTCGTCGAAGACGATCGAAGATGAGTGCGTCAACGCGATTCTTGATGGCGCGCGCGAGGCGCACGCCGACCTGATCGTGATCGGAACGCACGGGCGGGGAGGTGTCGTCCGCGCTGTGCTCGGCAGTGTCGCCGAAGGAGTCGCGCGAAGGGCTACGACTCCCGTTCTGATCGCGCGCGCGGGAGCGTGGCATCATCCTTAA
- a CDS encoding response regulator transcription factor, which yields MSATVAPKKVLLVDDEAQIVEVLDRYLTDEGFIIVHAHDGLQAIEAFRSEHPDLIILDLNMPGLSGLDAFKIIREESRVPVIMLTSRVDEVDRVVGLELGADDYVTKPFSPREVAARVKAVLRRSGASADHDREQEIAVGELRISTRDHEVRVAGRAAEVTATEFRILEILAEQPGRTFTRTQLLDRVKSGELEIFDRTLDRHIANLRRKVEPEPSNPRYILTVIGVGYKMAKNP from the coding sequence ATGAGCGCAACCGTCGCACCAAAAAAAGTTCTCCTGGTGGACGACGAAGCACAGATCGTCGAGGTCTTGGATCGGTATTTGACCGACGAGGGGTTCATCATCGTACACGCCCACGACGGACTGCAGGCCATTGAGGCGTTCCGGTCAGAGCACCCAGATCTGATCATCCTTGACCTCAACATGCCTGGACTGAGCGGTCTGGATGCCTTCAAGATCATCCGAGAAGAATCTCGCGTGCCGGTCATCATGCTGACATCGCGAGTCGATGAAGTCGATCGCGTCGTCGGGCTCGAGCTCGGCGCCGACGACTACGTCACCAAACCTTTCAGCCCGCGGGAAGTTGCCGCGCGAGTGAAGGCGGTGCTGCGGCGGTCGGGAGCCTCGGCGGATCATGACCGCGAACAGGAGATCGCGGTTGGGGAGCTGCGTATCAGCACAAGGGATCACGAAGTGCGCGTCGCCGGCCGCGCCGCCGAGGTCACGGCCACGGAGTTTCGCATCCTCGAGATCCTTGCGGAACAACCGGGGCGAACGTTTACGCGGACTCAGCTCCTCGACCGGGTGAAGTCCGGCGAGCTCGAGATATTCGACCGCACTCTCGATCGCCACATCGCGAATCTCCGCCGCAAGGTGGAACCGGAACCATCCAATCCGCGGTATATCTTGACCGTCATCGGGGTGGGATATAAGATGGCGAAGAACCCGTGA